The Haloactinomyces albus genome includes the window CCGGGTGGTGCTGCCACACCGACCGGGGCACACATCGAAGAACTAGGAGCACTAACGATGCAGGTCAACGGTACGGCGACGCGGATGTACCGGGTCAAGGCAGTCGCTGAAGTCCTGGACGTCCACGTCTCCACGGTCTACCGGCTCGCGGAGTCCGGTCGGTTGCACTCGGTGCGGGTCGGGTTCGGCAAGGGCGCGCTACGCATTCCGGCCGACTCACTGAACGCCTACCTGCACAGCCTGGGCATGGCGCCGATGACTGATGCCGAGGGGGCGATCGCATGAGCACGGCTGCCCAGCCTCTGAACTGTGAGAACACGCTGTCCCACCTGATCACTCGGCTTCCCAGTGAGCATTTCGCCCAGCAACCGGCGTGCGCGAACAGCGAGGTCGACCCGGAACTGTTCTTTCCGGTCGGTCCGGGTGCAGCTCGCCAGATCGCAGCGGCCAAGCAGGTGTGCGAGTCCTGCCCTGTCCGGCAGGCGTGCCTGTCCTTCGCCTTGCACCACGACGTGCACGGCGTGTGGGGCGGCAGCACCCGCACCGAGCGCGCCGCGCTGCGCCGCACCGGCAAGCACGGCGAAGCCGCTGC containing:
- a CDS encoding WhiB family transcriptional regulator, with translation MSTAAQPLNCENTLSHLITRLPSEHFAQQPACANSEVDPELFFPVGPGAARQIAAAKQVCESCPVRQACLSFALHHDVHGVWGGSTRTERAALRRTGKHGEAAA
- a CDS encoding helix-turn-helix domain-containing protein, with protein sequence MQVNGTATRMYRVKAVAEVLDVHVSTVYRLAESGRLHSVRVGFGKGALRIPADSLNAYLHSLGMAPMTDAEGAIA